In Portunus trituberculatus isolate SZX2019 chromosome 10, ASM1759143v1, whole genome shotgun sequence, one genomic interval encodes:
- the LOC123501875 gene encoding V-type proton ATPase 116 kDa subunit a1-like isoform X3, producing the protein MGSIFRSEEMALCQLFLSSEAAYNCVSEIGEVGLVQFRDLNPDVNAFQRKFVHEVRRCDEMDRKLRYLEKEILKDKLQIIDTGENPAAPQPREMIDLEATFEKLENELREVNANAETLKKNSLELTELKHVLATTQLFFQERDSEPNSSITQNLLPAEEGKGPVQLGFVCGVTNRERMPMFERMLWRVCRGNVFVRQSEVQQPLEDPVTGEEVFKTVFIIFFQGEQLKTKVKKICEGCRTTMYPCPESAQERKEMGQGVEGRLADLRTVLNQTTDHRHRVLAAAAKHLRTWFIKVKKMKAIYHTLNMLNLDVTNKCLIAECWIPTVDMGSIRAALRKGTERAGSSVQPIINQMLTNQMPPTFHRTNKFTAGFQNLIDSYGIATYREVNPALYTTTTFPFLFAVMFGDAGHATIMLLFSAWMVLRERQLIAAKMSGEIWNIFFGGRYILLLMSLFSFYTGVIYNDIFSKSFNIFGSSWHIGDNANATEHNLQAWGELTLNPYYRDLYSGEPYPFGFDPIWQIAVNKIAFQNSYKMKISIIIGVFHMIFGIMVSLINHLFFRRFWNIVCEFLPQLIFLVSLFGYLCFMVFYKWVSFGSGEEFDIQHNSDCAPSVLIYFINMVLLKKDKPTGHCDVWMYDNQFTIQLILLVVALLCVPIMLIPKPFIARRQHNQRMRQLAVSRQLLETQGAGTSASSHEEEFEFSEVFIEQAIHTIEFVLGCVSHTASYLRLWALSLAHGQLSEVLWNMVMKIGLQQASTVGCVMLYLIFSFWAVLTVSILVLMEGLSAFLHTLRLHWVEFQSKFYKGEGYAFAPLTFKNIINGDEEEAA; encoded by the exons ATGGGGTCCATATTCCGGAGTGAGGAGATGGCCCTGTGCCAGCTGTTCCTCTCCAGTGAGGCGGCCTACAACTGTGTGTCTGAGATTGGCGAGGTCGGCCTGGTGCAGTTCAGAGAT CTCAACCCTGATGTGAATGCCTTCCAACGCAAGTTTGTCCACGAGGTGCGGCGGTGTGATGAGATGGACCGCAAGCTGAGGTACCTGGAGAAGGAGATACTCAAGGACAAGCTGCAGATCATTGACACTGGAGAGAACCCTGCTGCACCTCAGCCCAGAGAGATGATTGATCTGGAG GCCACCTTTGAGAAGCTGGAGAATGAGCTGCGCGAGGTGAATGCAAACGCTGAGACCCTCAAGAAGAACTCCCTTGAGCTGACTGAGCTGAAACACGTCCTGGCCACCACCCAGCTTTTCTTCCAGGAG AGGGACTCAGAGCCCAACAGCAGCATCACCCAGAACCTGCTGCCTgctgaggaggggaagggacctGTGCAGCTTGG GTTCGTGTGCGGCGTCACCAACCGGGAGCGCATGCCCATGTTTGAGCGCATGTTGTGGCGTGTGTGTCGCGGCAACGTGTTCGTCCGCCAGTCTGAGGTGCAGCAGCCCCTGGAGGACCCTGTCACG GGGGAGGAGGTGTTCAAGActgtcttcatcatcttcttccaaGGCGAGCAGCTCAAGACCAAGGTAAAGAAGATCTGTGAAGGCTGCCGTACCACCATGTACCCCTGCCCCGAGTCTGcccaggagaggaaggagatgggtcAGGGTGTGGAGGGGCGACTGGCTGACCTGCGCACg GTGTTGAACCAGACCACTGACCACCGCCACCGTGTGCTAGCTGCTGCCGCCAAGCACCTGAGGACCTGGTTCATCAaggtgaagaagatgaaggccATTTACCACACCCTGAACATGCTCAACTTGGATGTGACAAACAAGTGCCTCATTGCTGAGTGCTGGATTCCCACAGTGGACATGGGCTCCATCCGGGCTGCCCTGCGCAAAGGAACG GAGCGTGCTGGCAGCTCAGTGCAGCCGATCATCAACCAGATGCTCACCAACCAGATGCCACCAACCTTCCACCGCACCAACAAGTTCACCGCCGGCTTCCAGAATCTGATTGACTCTTACGGCATTGCCACCTACCGTGAAGTGAATCCCG ccctgtacaccaccaccaccttcccattCCTGTTTGCTGTCATGTTTGGTGATGCGGGCCACGCCACCATCATGCTGCTGTTCTCGGCCTGGATGGTGCTCCGGGAGAGACAACTCATTGCTGCCAAGATGAGTGGTGAG ATCTGGAACATCTTCTTCGGCGGCCGTTACATCCTGCTGCTGATgagtctcttttctttctacactGGCGTCATCTACAACGACATCTTCTCCAAGTCTTTCAACATCTTTGGGTCATCATGGCACATCGGAGACAACGCTAATGCCACAGAGCATAACTTGCAGGCTTGGGGGGAGCTGACCCTGAATCCTTACTACCGAGACTTGTACTCTGGCGAACCCTACCCATTTGGCTTTGACCCCATATGGCAG ATAGCAGTGAACAAGATCGCCTTCCAGAACTCCTACAAAATGAAAATTTCCATCATCATTGGTGTCTTCCACATGATCTTTGGCATCATGGTTTCCCTCATCAACCATCT ATTTTTCCGGCGTTTTTGGAACATTGTGTGTGAGTTCCTCCCTCAATTGATCTTCCTGGTGAGCTTGTTTGGGTACCTGTGCTTCATGGTGTTCTACAAGTGGGTGTCCTTTGGCTCTGGTGAGGAGTTTGACATCCAGCACAACTCAGACTGTGCCCCGTCTGTCCTCATTTACTTCATCAACATGGTGCTGCTCAAGAAGGACAAG CCAACTGGACACTGTGACGTGTGGATGTACGACAATCAGTTCACCATACAGTTGatactgctggtggtggcgctgcTGTGTGTGCCCATCATGCTGATCCCCAAGCCCTTCATCGCCAGGCGGCAGCACAACCAGCGCATGAGGCAGCTGGCAGTGTCTCGGCAACTACTGGAGACTCAG GGAGCAGGAACCTCAGCATCAAGCCATGAGGAGGAGTTTGAGTTCAGTGAGGTGTTCATTGAGCAGGCCATCCACACCATTGAGTTTGTGCTGGGCTGCGTCTCCCATACAGCCTCTTACCTCCGGCTTTGGGCGCTGTCCCTGGCTCACGGGCAGCTGTCTGAGGTGCTGTGGAACATGGTGATGAAAATTGGTCTACAGCAG gcatCCACCGTTGGTTGTGTGATGCTGtaccttattttctccttctggGCGGTCCTCACTGTGAGCATCCTGGTCCTGATGGAGGGACTGTCTGCCTTCCTTCACACCCTCCGTCTCCACTG GGTGGAGTTCCAGTCCAAGTTCTACAAGGGAGAGGGATATGCCTTCGCGCCGCTCACCTTCAAAAACATCATCAacggggacgaggaggaggcagcaTAG
- the LOC123501875 gene encoding V-type proton ATPase 116 kDa subunit a1-like isoform X1 → MGSIFRSEEMALCQLFLSSEAAYNCVSEIGEVGLVQFRDLNPDVNAFQRKFVHEVRRCDEMDRKLRYLEKEILKDKLQIIDTGENPAAPQPREMIDLEATFEKLENELREVNANAETLKKNSLELTELKHVLATTQLFFQEQEAQTSLTIEQRDSEPNSSITQNLLPAEEGKGPVQLGFVCGVTNRERMPMFERMLWRVCRGNVFVRQSEVQQPLEDPVTGEEVFKTVFIIFFQGEQLKTKVKKICEGCRTTMYPCPESAQERKEMGQGVEGRLADLRTVLNQTTDHRHRVLAAAAKHLRTWFIKVKKMKAIYHTLNMLNLDVTNKCLIAECWIPTVDMGSIRAALRKGTERAGSSVQPIINQMLTNQMPPTFHRTNKFTAGFQNLIDSYGIATYREVNPALYTTTTFPFLFAVMFGDAGHATIMLLFSAWMVLRERQLIAAKMSGEIWNIFFGGRYILLLMSLFSFYTGVIYNDIFSKSFNIFGSSWHIGDNANATEHNLQAWGELTLNPYYRDLYSGEPYPFGFDPIWQIAVNKIAFQNSYKMKISIIIGVFHMIFGIMVSLINHLFFRRFWNIVCEFLPQLIFLVSLFGYLCFMVFYKWVSFGSGEEFDIQHNSDCAPSVLIYFINMVLLKKDKPTGHCDVWMYDNQFTIQLILLVVALLCVPIMLIPKPFIARRQHNQRMRQLAVSRQLLETQGAGTSASSHEEEFEFSEVFIEQAIHTIEFVLGCVSHTASYLRLWALSLAHGQLSEVLWNMVMKIGLQQASTVGCVMLYLIFSFWAVLTVSILVLMEGLSAFLHTLRLHWVEFQSKFYKGEGYAFAPLTFKNIINGDEEEAA, encoded by the exons ATGGGGTCCATATTCCGGAGTGAGGAGATGGCCCTGTGCCAGCTGTTCCTCTCCAGTGAGGCGGCCTACAACTGTGTGTCTGAGATTGGCGAGGTCGGCCTGGTGCAGTTCAGAGAT CTCAACCCTGATGTGAATGCCTTCCAACGCAAGTTTGTCCACGAGGTGCGGCGGTGTGATGAGATGGACCGCAAGCTGAGGTACCTGGAGAAGGAGATACTCAAGGACAAGCTGCAGATCATTGACACTGGAGAGAACCCTGCTGCACCTCAGCCCAGAGAGATGATTGATCTGGAG GCCACCTTTGAGAAGCTGGAGAATGAGCTGCGCGAGGTGAATGCAAACGCTGAGACCCTCAAGAAGAACTCCCTTGAGCTGACTGAGCTGAAACACGTCCTGGCCACCACCCAGCTTTTCTTCCAGGAG CAGGAGGCACAAACTTCCCTCACTATTGAACAGAGGGACTCAGAGCCCAACAGCAGCATCACCCAGAACCTGCTGCCTgctgaggaggggaagggacctGTGCAGCTTGG GTTCGTGTGCGGCGTCACCAACCGGGAGCGCATGCCCATGTTTGAGCGCATGTTGTGGCGTGTGTGTCGCGGCAACGTGTTCGTCCGCCAGTCTGAGGTGCAGCAGCCCCTGGAGGACCCTGTCACG GGGGAGGAGGTGTTCAAGActgtcttcatcatcttcttccaaGGCGAGCAGCTCAAGACCAAGGTAAAGAAGATCTGTGAAGGCTGCCGTACCACCATGTACCCCTGCCCCGAGTCTGcccaggagaggaaggagatgggtcAGGGTGTGGAGGGGCGACTGGCTGACCTGCGCACg GTGTTGAACCAGACCACTGACCACCGCCACCGTGTGCTAGCTGCTGCCGCCAAGCACCTGAGGACCTGGTTCATCAaggtgaagaagatgaaggccATTTACCACACCCTGAACATGCTCAACTTGGATGTGACAAACAAGTGCCTCATTGCTGAGTGCTGGATTCCCACAGTGGACATGGGCTCCATCCGGGCTGCCCTGCGCAAAGGAACG GAGCGTGCTGGCAGCTCAGTGCAGCCGATCATCAACCAGATGCTCACCAACCAGATGCCACCAACCTTCCACCGCACCAACAAGTTCACCGCCGGCTTCCAGAATCTGATTGACTCTTACGGCATTGCCACCTACCGTGAAGTGAATCCCG ccctgtacaccaccaccaccttcccattCCTGTTTGCTGTCATGTTTGGTGATGCGGGCCACGCCACCATCATGCTGCTGTTCTCGGCCTGGATGGTGCTCCGGGAGAGACAACTCATTGCTGCCAAGATGAGTGGTGAG ATCTGGAACATCTTCTTCGGCGGCCGTTACATCCTGCTGCTGATgagtctcttttctttctacactGGCGTCATCTACAACGACATCTTCTCCAAGTCTTTCAACATCTTTGGGTCATCATGGCACATCGGAGACAACGCTAATGCCACAGAGCATAACTTGCAGGCTTGGGGGGAGCTGACCCTGAATCCTTACTACCGAGACTTGTACTCTGGCGAACCCTACCCATTTGGCTTTGACCCCATATGGCAG ATAGCAGTGAACAAGATCGCCTTCCAGAACTCCTACAAAATGAAAATTTCCATCATCATTGGTGTCTTCCACATGATCTTTGGCATCATGGTTTCCCTCATCAACCATCT ATTTTTCCGGCGTTTTTGGAACATTGTGTGTGAGTTCCTCCCTCAATTGATCTTCCTGGTGAGCTTGTTTGGGTACCTGTGCTTCATGGTGTTCTACAAGTGGGTGTCCTTTGGCTCTGGTGAGGAGTTTGACATCCAGCACAACTCAGACTGTGCCCCGTCTGTCCTCATTTACTTCATCAACATGGTGCTGCTCAAGAAGGACAAG CCAACTGGACACTGTGACGTGTGGATGTACGACAATCAGTTCACCATACAGTTGatactgctggtggtggcgctgcTGTGTGTGCCCATCATGCTGATCCCCAAGCCCTTCATCGCCAGGCGGCAGCACAACCAGCGCATGAGGCAGCTGGCAGTGTCTCGGCAACTACTGGAGACTCAG GGAGCAGGAACCTCAGCATCAAGCCATGAGGAGGAGTTTGAGTTCAGTGAGGTGTTCATTGAGCAGGCCATCCACACCATTGAGTTTGTGCTGGGCTGCGTCTCCCATACAGCCTCTTACCTCCGGCTTTGGGCGCTGTCCCTGGCTCACGGGCAGCTGTCTGAGGTGCTGTGGAACATGGTGATGAAAATTGGTCTACAGCAG gcatCCACCGTTGGTTGTGTGATGCTGtaccttattttctccttctggGCGGTCCTCACTGTGAGCATCCTGGTCCTGATGGAGGGACTGTCTGCCTTCCTTCACACCCTCCGTCTCCACTG GGTGGAGTTCCAGTCCAAGTTCTACAAGGGAGAGGGATATGCCTTCGCGCCGCTCACCTTCAAAAACATCATCAacggggacgaggaggaggcagcaTAG
- the LOC123501875 gene encoding V-type proton ATPase 116 kDa subunit a1-like isoform X2 gives MGSIFRSEEMALCQLFLSSEAAYNCVSEIGEVGLVQFRDLNPDVNAFQRKFVHEVRRCDEMDRKLRYLEKEILKDKLQIIDTGENPAAPQPREMIDLEATFEKLENELREVNANAETLKKNSLELTELKHVLATTQLFFQEEAQTSLTIEQRDSEPNSSITQNLLPAEEGKGPVQLGFVCGVTNRERMPMFERMLWRVCRGNVFVRQSEVQQPLEDPVTGEEVFKTVFIIFFQGEQLKTKVKKICEGCRTTMYPCPESAQERKEMGQGVEGRLADLRTVLNQTTDHRHRVLAAAAKHLRTWFIKVKKMKAIYHTLNMLNLDVTNKCLIAECWIPTVDMGSIRAALRKGTERAGSSVQPIINQMLTNQMPPTFHRTNKFTAGFQNLIDSYGIATYREVNPALYTTTTFPFLFAVMFGDAGHATIMLLFSAWMVLRERQLIAAKMSGEIWNIFFGGRYILLLMSLFSFYTGVIYNDIFSKSFNIFGSSWHIGDNANATEHNLQAWGELTLNPYYRDLYSGEPYPFGFDPIWQIAVNKIAFQNSYKMKISIIIGVFHMIFGIMVSLINHLFFRRFWNIVCEFLPQLIFLVSLFGYLCFMVFYKWVSFGSGEEFDIQHNSDCAPSVLIYFINMVLLKKDKPTGHCDVWMYDNQFTIQLILLVVALLCVPIMLIPKPFIARRQHNQRMRQLAVSRQLLETQGAGTSASSHEEEFEFSEVFIEQAIHTIEFVLGCVSHTASYLRLWALSLAHGQLSEVLWNMVMKIGLQQASTVGCVMLYLIFSFWAVLTVSILVLMEGLSAFLHTLRLHWVEFQSKFYKGEGYAFAPLTFKNIINGDEEEAA, from the exons ATGGGGTCCATATTCCGGAGTGAGGAGATGGCCCTGTGCCAGCTGTTCCTCTCCAGTGAGGCGGCCTACAACTGTGTGTCTGAGATTGGCGAGGTCGGCCTGGTGCAGTTCAGAGAT CTCAACCCTGATGTGAATGCCTTCCAACGCAAGTTTGTCCACGAGGTGCGGCGGTGTGATGAGATGGACCGCAAGCTGAGGTACCTGGAGAAGGAGATACTCAAGGACAAGCTGCAGATCATTGACACTGGAGAGAACCCTGCTGCACCTCAGCCCAGAGAGATGATTGATCTGGAG GCCACCTTTGAGAAGCTGGAGAATGAGCTGCGCGAGGTGAATGCAAACGCTGAGACCCTCAAGAAGAACTCCCTTGAGCTGACTGAGCTGAAACACGTCCTGGCCACCACCCAGCTTTTCTTCCAGGAG GAGGCACAAACTTCCCTCACTATTGAACAGAGGGACTCAGAGCCCAACAGCAGCATCACCCAGAACCTGCTGCCTgctgaggaggggaagggacctGTGCAGCTTGG GTTCGTGTGCGGCGTCACCAACCGGGAGCGCATGCCCATGTTTGAGCGCATGTTGTGGCGTGTGTGTCGCGGCAACGTGTTCGTCCGCCAGTCTGAGGTGCAGCAGCCCCTGGAGGACCCTGTCACG GGGGAGGAGGTGTTCAAGActgtcttcatcatcttcttccaaGGCGAGCAGCTCAAGACCAAGGTAAAGAAGATCTGTGAAGGCTGCCGTACCACCATGTACCCCTGCCCCGAGTCTGcccaggagaggaaggagatgggtcAGGGTGTGGAGGGGCGACTGGCTGACCTGCGCACg GTGTTGAACCAGACCACTGACCACCGCCACCGTGTGCTAGCTGCTGCCGCCAAGCACCTGAGGACCTGGTTCATCAaggtgaagaagatgaaggccATTTACCACACCCTGAACATGCTCAACTTGGATGTGACAAACAAGTGCCTCATTGCTGAGTGCTGGATTCCCACAGTGGACATGGGCTCCATCCGGGCTGCCCTGCGCAAAGGAACG GAGCGTGCTGGCAGCTCAGTGCAGCCGATCATCAACCAGATGCTCACCAACCAGATGCCACCAACCTTCCACCGCACCAACAAGTTCACCGCCGGCTTCCAGAATCTGATTGACTCTTACGGCATTGCCACCTACCGTGAAGTGAATCCCG ccctgtacaccaccaccaccttcccattCCTGTTTGCTGTCATGTTTGGTGATGCGGGCCACGCCACCATCATGCTGCTGTTCTCGGCCTGGATGGTGCTCCGGGAGAGACAACTCATTGCTGCCAAGATGAGTGGTGAG ATCTGGAACATCTTCTTCGGCGGCCGTTACATCCTGCTGCTGATgagtctcttttctttctacactGGCGTCATCTACAACGACATCTTCTCCAAGTCTTTCAACATCTTTGGGTCATCATGGCACATCGGAGACAACGCTAATGCCACAGAGCATAACTTGCAGGCTTGGGGGGAGCTGACCCTGAATCCTTACTACCGAGACTTGTACTCTGGCGAACCCTACCCATTTGGCTTTGACCCCATATGGCAG ATAGCAGTGAACAAGATCGCCTTCCAGAACTCCTACAAAATGAAAATTTCCATCATCATTGGTGTCTTCCACATGATCTTTGGCATCATGGTTTCCCTCATCAACCATCT ATTTTTCCGGCGTTTTTGGAACATTGTGTGTGAGTTCCTCCCTCAATTGATCTTCCTGGTGAGCTTGTTTGGGTACCTGTGCTTCATGGTGTTCTACAAGTGGGTGTCCTTTGGCTCTGGTGAGGAGTTTGACATCCAGCACAACTCAGACTGTGCCCCGTCTGTCCTCATTTACTTCATCAACATGGTGCTGCTCAAGAAGGACAAG CCAACTGGACACTGTGACGTGTGGATGTACGACAATCAGTTCACCATACAGTTGatactgctggtggtggcgctgcTGTGTGTGCCCATCATGCTGATCCCCAAGCCCTTCATCGCCAGGCGGCAGCACAACCAGCGCATGAGGCAGCTGGCAGTGTCTCGGCAACTACTGGAGACTCAG GGAGCAGGAACCTCAGCATCAAGCCATGAGGAGGAGTTTGAGTTCAGTGAGGTGTTCATTGAGCAGGCCATCCACACCATTGAGTTTGTGCTGGGCTGCGTCTCCCATACAGCCTCTTACCTCCGGCTTTGGGCGCTGTCCCTGGCTCACGGGCAGCTGTCTGAGGTGCTGTGGAACATGGTGATGAAAATTGGTCTACAGCAG gcatCCACCGTTGGTTGTGTGATGCTGtaccttattttctccttctggGCGGTCCTCACTGTGAGCATCCTGGTCCTGATGGAGGGACTGTCTGCCTTCCTTCACACCCTCCGTCTCCACTG GGTGGAGTTCCAGTCCAAGTTCTACAAGGGAGAGGGATATGCCTTCGCGCCGCTCACCTTCAAAAACATCATCAacggggacgaggaggaggcagcaTAG